One window of the Pseudarthrobacter sp. ATCC 49987 genome contains the following:
- the prfA gene encoding peptide chain release factor 1, which produces MFESVQGLLDEHDAIQAQLGDPAVYADQKLARKLGRRSAQLNGIVEAYHAWHGIQDDLAAAKEMADEDPEFAAEVPVLEAALETAAAKLRRLLIPRDPDDARNVILEVKGGEGGDEAALFAADLLRMYTRYAESRGWKTEMISANESDLGGYKDVQVAIKGNSNDPAEGVYARLKFEGGVHRVQRVPVTESQGRIHTSAAGVLVLPEVDEPEELEISQNDLKIDVYRSSGPGGQSVNTTDSAVRITHLPTGIVVAMQNEKSQLQNREAGMRVLRARILAHQQEQIDAENSAQRKSQIRTMDRSERIRTYNYPENRIADHRTGYKAYNLDQVMNGDLEPVIQSAIEMDEQARLDAIGD; this is translated from the coding sequence ATGTTTGAGTCCGTACAGGGCCTGTTGGATGAGCATGATGCCATCCAGGCGCAGCTTGGGGATCCTGCTGTTTATGCTGACCAGAAGCTCGCCCGGAAGCTGGGGCGGCGGTCTGCCCAGCTGAACGGCATTGTCGAGGCTTACCATGCCTGGCACGGCATCCAGGATGACCTTGCCGCGGCCAAGGAAATGGCGGACGAGGACCCGGAATTTGCTGCGGAGGTGCCTGTGCTGGAGGCTGCGCTGGAGACGGCTGCGGCCAAGCTTCGCCGGCTCCTGATCCCGCGGGACCCGGACGACGCCCGCAACGTGATCCTCGAGGTCAAGGGCGGTGAGGGCGGCGACGAGGCTGCCCTGTTCGCGGCCGACCTGCTGCGGATGTACACCCGGTACGCGGAATCCCGGGGCTGGAAGACCGAGATGATTTCCGCCAATGAGTCGGACCTGGGCGGCTACAAGGACGTCCAGGTTGCCATCAAGGGCAACTCGAACGATCCGGCCGAGGGCGTGTACGCGCGGCTCAAGTTCGAGGGCGGCGTGCACCGTGTGCAGCGCGTTCCCGTGACGGAATCCCAGGGCCGCATCCACACCTCGGCTGCCGGCGTGCTGGTGCTTCCGGAAGTGGACGAGCCCGAAGAACTCGAAATCAGCCAGAACGATCTCAAGATCGACGTCTACCGTTCCTCCGGCCCCGGCGGCCAGTCCGTGAACACCACCGACTCCGCCGTCCGGATCACCCACCTTCCCACCGGCATCGTGGTGGCCATGCAGAACGAGAAGTCGCAGCTGCAGAACCGTGAGGCGGGCATGCGCGTCCTGCGCGCCCGCATCCTGGCGCACCAGCAGGAACAGATCGACGCCGAGAACTCCGCCCAGCGCAAGTCGCAGATCCGCACCATGGACCGCTCGGAGCGCATCCGGACCTACAACTACCCGGAAAACCGGATCGCGGACCACCGCACCGGCTACAAGGCCTACAACCTGGACCAGGTCATGAACGGCGACCTGGAGCCGGTCATCCAGTCGGCCATCGAGATGGACGAACAGGCCCGCCTCGACGCTATCGGCGACTAG
- the prmC gene encoding peptide chain release factor N(5)-glutamine methyltransferase, which yields MTERTGLSLADAVREATAVLAAAGVPSPRADAELLAEHLLGVGLGRLRALMLGDTPAPDGYGELIAERAQRIPLQHITGVAHFRYLELAVGPGVFIPRPETESVVQLVIDWLGDRKRLQGLARPKVVDLGTGSGAIAGSIAHEVPGAEVHAVEYSEFAHAWAAKNLASLGVHLIRGDLRDALPEHNGTFDVVVSNPPYIPAEAVPNEPEVALHDPPEALYGGGADGMELPTAAAASAARLLVPGGYFVMEHAEVQAGWIASMLERSGLWTGVATHRDLNGRDRATSTVLADPAA from the coding sequence ATGACAGAACGAACCGGGCTGAGCCTCGCGGACGCGGTCCGCGAGGCAACTGCCGTCCTGGCCGCCGCGGGGGTCCCGAGCCCGAGGGCCGACGCCGAACTCCTCGCGGAGCACCTGCTCGGCGTCGGGCTCGGCCGGCTCCGCGCCCTGATGCTGGGGGACACCCCAGCACCGGACGGCTACGGGGAACTCATCGCCGAGCGGGCCCAGCGCATTCCGCTGCAGCACATCACCGGTGTCGCGCACTTCCGTTACCTGGAACTGGCGGTCGGGCCGGGGGTCTTCATTCCCCGCCCGGAAACCGAATCCGTGGTGCAGCTGGTGATTGACTGGCTTGGCGACCGGAAGCGCCTGCAGGGCCTGGCGCGCCCCAAAGTCGTGGACCTTGGCACCGGTTCCGGCGCCATCGCCGGCTCGATCGCGCACGAGGTCCCCGGTGCGGAAGTCCATGCGGTGGAGTACAGCGAATTCGCCCATGCCTGGGCGGCGAAAAACTTGGCTTCTCTTGGCGTCCACCTCATCCGCGGCGATCTCCGCGACGCGCTGCCCGAACACAACGGCACCTTCGACGTCGTCGTCTCCAACCCGCCCTACATTCCGGCCGAAGCTGTCCCCAACGAACCCGAAGTGGCCCTGCACGATCCTCCCGAGGCGCTGTACGGCGGGGGAGCGGACGGCATGGAGCTGCCGACGGCGGCAGCGGCCTCCGCCGCCAGGCTGCTGGTCCCCGGCGGCTACTTCGTGATGGAACACGCCGAAGTCCAGGCCGGCTGGATCGCATCGATGCTGGAGCGCTCCGGGCTCTGGACCGGGGTGGCCACCCATCGTGACCTTAACGGCAGGGACCGGGCCACCAGCACCGTCCTCGCCGACCCGGCTGCCTGA